GTTCAAAAAGAAACTATAAAGGTTGCTAACCAAACccaatttatattatattcaaacTTTGGTCaccctttctttattttatttagagtTAATGTTGATTAAAGAgtgaaacgaagcatttcttataagggtgtgtaaacctctccctaatagacacgttttaaaactttgaggaaaaacccgaaaggaaaagctcacaaagaacaatatctgctagcgatagaCAACTGTTACACACACGTATATAATGGCTCATTGCTCCAGCTTTCTCATACGACACAATCACATTACCTTCTTGTCACTTAGAGTGATGACAACAATCCATTCTAAcatgtcttgttctttctcaCATGTTTCCTAGAAATTTCCTAGAATTCATCCAACCggaaacttaaaaaaaaaaaaaaaaaaaaacgtttgaCTTTATATTTCTCAGAAATATACAACTTATTCGTATTAGTAGTAATTTTAATCACTCTCAGGATCATTCGCATTCGAATGTGatctcaattcattcatgttCCTCCTTTTTACTCAGGTgtcacacttttttttttgtagaacCCACTTATCTAAATCTATATTAAAGACTAACGACTCGATATCTACCTGATTACGGATCGCTAACGATAATTAGACacccttttcaatttttaaaaggataaaggatgaagaaaagtaaaagGGAAAATTCCAATCCAATGTGTATGTGTGTAAAACCAAAATCCAAACCCAAATCCCATAGCcattataaagtttatatatatatatatatatatatgatcatATATGACTAAGTTGGGCGTTGAATCCTTCTTGATTCCCTTTGATATTCAAACTTTCCGCGGGCCGCGGCTTGTCTCAGTCAACTCTTGAAATCTCTTCTATATATACACTTAAAAATCTTCCCTTTCAATGCTCACCAAACcaatctcttcttctctcaaatgggtttttcttttatgaacACGGCGgcgtttcttttcatttttctctgtGTTTTCCACATGTCGGCGGCGAGGGTCATGACCGGAGAGCGGTGGCTTCCGGCACCGAGGGTGCCCATGGCGATGCTGCGAGGTGCCGTGCCTAGTTCCAGTAGGAATCCATGTTCGTTTATTCCGGGGTTCAGCCGTGGCCGATGTACGTTGAGCGAGGCGGACGACGGTGCCGCCGCTGTCCACGGTGGCTCCTCCGCCTTATCTCGGCTGAATGCTGATGGGTTTGCAGCGGCTTCCATGGCTAACAAAACCCAGAAGAAAGATCCTTCCTTGAGGCCTTGAATCAATGTAGAAGTTTGTGTATAGTGTTCttcatacaaatttttttttttcatatataatttatttaattctttttttaaaaaatgagtgAGAGTGATTATGTAATTGGATTGGCCAAAATTGACcctccaacaaaaaaaaatattaatattgaaatttaaatggttaagatgtatttatttgataaaaggtcggatattcaaattttgttatattatttaagGGGCAAAAAggtcattaattaaaaaaaataaaagaaccgATGAATATGTATGGTGGGAACTTAGAAGTTTCACAAAAGGGTAGTTGTTGATTATGAACTACATTCTTACTTTTTGACCTCGAgagtttgtttgaattttttgtgaTCGTTTTTTAGTTGAACGAATGTAAACGGGACAAAGATTAGGCATATAACAATGAATATCTTATCTCGAGAGTCATACTTAGATTTgtataagaataaaatatattttaatgtatcGATGTGTGTATATATGGAAAAAAATCCCAAAACCCGATATTCACGacgaattcaaatttataaggttacccttttaaaaattttgaaatataaatataatttgaaaaacatttGTGAGAATATTgtaagaagagaagaaagtttACATGAACATATGTTAGCATGGAAAAAGGATACCAAAGTTTAGAGTTTTAAGAGGTTTGAATCCTCACACCATTGTTTACACATAAAGCTAACTTCTATTCTACCTACTTTTCTACCATGCTTTCAGTTCCCATCATCAGCTGATTTCAAGTACAGCGTCTCGCCTCCGTCACCGCCATGGCTCCCGGAGCTCCCTCCTCGTCCCTCGCCTGACCCCGTTCCTCCCATGTCTTGCTTGCTCCCACCGCCTAGGCTACCGCCGTGGCCAAAGTCAGGAaagcctcctcctcctccaagTCCTCCTCCGTTGCCTCCTCCTGCATTGGCTGCGTCGTTTTGCAGCATGTTGAATCCTATGCCTCCTCCCGAGCTCATCCCGAGTTGGCTATGCAAAGCTTGTTGCTGCTGCAGCGTTGAATATGGCTGCTGGGTGTACAACATGGACGACCGAGCAGCCATGAGTGATTGCGGCGTCATCTGCTGAGCTTGTTGGTGCTGAATGTAATGTCCTCCTGGTTGGATTATGCCACTGGAAGAGTACTGGGAGAGAATATGGCAAAACCAAAACGTCTTGGATTAAGCACCTAAATCTATATCTAAATCCTTGAAGAACTCGGGTTTCGTATAGAGCGTTGTAGAACAATGGTGGTAATGGAAATGGTTGTTACGGTCGAGTGAAAGCGAAATTACGAGGTGTTCTAACAATGCACAGCTAGTGATCGGATAAATTTACATCTTGAAACAGTTAGGTCCATACCTGGGCATGCATGGCAGTTGGTTGTGGTTGAGAATCAGCAATGGCAGCCAAGTACATGAGGTTCCTCTGTAGCCTTGCTTGATTCCTGCAGAGAAAGAACATAAGAAAGTTACCTTTGCGCTTTAAgaccgttataaatggtatcagagcgtggaatcctctccctaacagacgcgttttaaaatcatgaagctgacggcgatacgtaatgagtcaaagtggacaatgtcggctagcagtgggcttaagCTGTCacgaatggtatcagagccagacactgggcggtgtacCAGTGAGAACGCTaagcccccaaggggggtggattgtgagatccggGGGGAATGAAGCATCCCTTGTAAGGgaatgaaaacctctccctatcggacgtgttttaaaaacgtgaagctgatggcgatacgtaacgagtcaaagcggacaatatctactaacagtgggttttggctgttacaGTCGTCCTCAATCTCATAATAATTGAATCTAGTTCAAACTAATAATCGTGTCACGATATCACGTCTAAAAGTACAAGACAACTGAATAGGCGAACGATTAGATATCAatccattttcatccattaACATTGTTACTCACTCAAGAAGAAATGTGATCATCATGAATCAGAATCAATCCAAAAATGATCAATCAGAGAGATAACTCACATTATGACAGCTATTTAAAGAGTGTTGCAATGtcttgtaacaactcaagctcaccactagcagatattgtccattttaacccgttacgtatcgtcatcagcctcacagttttaaaacgtgtctactagagagaggtttccacacccttataaggaatgtttcgttcctctcttaaaccaacgtgggatctcacgatgcTTTCTTGGAATACCATTATAGCGATAGCCACAATACGGATATAAGCCGAATTATACAGTTAACTACGAGAGAGAGCTACGATATGCACGGAGCGCACGAATGCAAGGGAAAACAGTCACTTCCATAGAAAAACAGATGATAAGTGGAATCATTAGAAAAGGCATAAATTCTTACTCTGCACATTCATTCAGTTTTCCTGAGTTTTGGCTCTCAACAATCTTCAATATCAGTGACTTGTTCTCATCCAGATACTGCAT
The nucleotide sequence above comes from Cucurbita pepo subsp. pepo cultivar mu-cu-16 chromosome LG11, ASM280686v2, whole genome shotgun sequence. Encoded proteins:
- the LOC111805063 gene encoding GRF1-interacting factor 1 — its product is MQQHLMQMQPMMAAYYPNNVTTDHIQQYLDENKSLILKIVESQNSGKLNECAENQARLQRNLMYLAAIADSQPQPTAMHAQYSSSGIIQPGGHYIQHQQAQQMTPQSLMAARSSMLYTQQPYSTLQQQQALHSQLGMSSGGGIGFNMLQNDAANAGGGNGGGLGGGGGFPDFGHGGSLGGGSKQDMGGTGSGEGRGGSSGSHGGDGGETLYLKSADDGN